From one Musa acuminata AAA Group cultivar baxijiao chromosome BXJ2-6, Cavendish_Baxijiao_AAA, whole genome shotgun sequence genomic stretch:
- the LOC135614686 gene encoding mitogen-activated protein kinase kinase 9-like — translation MALGRERRLPHLNLTVELPVPAAADCRLRFPVSPQRCSTSYAATDDAEFRLSEFEKLRVLGHGNGGTVYEVRHRVTAAVYALKVVHTDTADASLRRQVYREVDILRRAAGSDRVVRFHGMAPTPSGDVALLLEHMDGGSLDALLRRRGYRPFPEPALAAVARQALLGLADLHSRQIVHRDIKPANLLINATGEVKIADFGVGKVLRRSLDPCDSYVGTCAYMSPERFDSESYGGDYDPYAADVWSLGLAVLELHRGHFPLLTKGARLDWAALMVVICFGEAARAVPEGAASSEFRGFLDCCLQKESRKRWSVAELLGHPFVAADYRAESEKALQDLLHEEMDES, via the coding sequence ATGGCCCTTGGTCGCGAGCGCCGGCTCCCTCACCTCAATCTCACCGTTGAACTCCCCGTTCCCGCCGCCGCTGACTGCCGCCTCCGCTTTCCCGTGTCGCCGCAGCGGTGCTCCACCTCTTATGCAGCCACCGACGACGCGGAGTTCCGGCTGTCGGAGTTCGAGAAGCTCCGGGTCCTCGGCCACGGCAATGGGGGCACCGTCTACGAGGTACGCCACCGCGTCACCGCCGCGGTGTACGCCCTCAAGGTGGTGCACACCGACACCGCCGACGCCTCCCTCCGCCGCCAGGTGTACCGCGAGGTCGATATCCTCCGCCGCGCCGCCGGCTCCGACCGCGTTGTCCGCTTCCACGGCATGGCCCCGACGCCCTCCGGGGACGTTGCTCTGCTCCTGGAACACATGGACGGCGGCTCCCTCGACGCCTTGCTTCGCCGCCGCGGCTACCGCCCTTTCCCGGAGCCTGCCCTCGCGGCCGTCGCCCGCCAGGCACTCCTCGGCCTCGCCGATCTCCACTCCCGCCAGATCGTCCACCGCGACATCAAGCCTGCGAACCTCCTCATCAACGCCACCGGCGAGGTCAAGATCGCCGACTTCGGCGTGGGCAAGGTGCTTCGGCGGTCGCTGGACCCCTGCGACTCCTATGTGGGGACGTGCGCGTACATGAGCCCGGAGCGGTTCGACTCGGAGTCGTACGGTGGGGACTACGACCCCTACGCGGCCGACGTGTGGAGTTTAGGGCTGGCGGTGCTGGAGCTGCACCGGGGACACTTCCCGTTGCTCACTAAGGGGGCGCGGCTGGACTGGGCGGCGCTGATGGTGGTGATTTGCTTCGGGGAGGCGGCTAGGGCTGTGCCGGAGGGGGCAGCGTCTAGCGAGTTCCGGGGGTTCCTAGATTGCTGCCTGCAGAAGGAGAGCAGGAAGCGGTGGTCGGTGGCAGAACTCCTGGGCCACCCCTTCGTGGCCGCGGATTACCGGGCTGAGTCAGAGAAGGCGCTGCAGGACCTGCTGCACGAGGAAATGGACGAGTCGTGA
- the LOC135614685 gene encoding microtubule-associated protein 70-2-like isoform X2, giving the protein MKPNLEAEEFINLLHGSDPVRVELCRLENEVRDRDRELSEAQAEIKALRLSERAREKAVEELTEEVNKMDEKLKLTESLLENRNLEIKKINDEKKAALAAQFAAEATLRRVHAAQKDDDMPPIEAILAPLEAELKLARQEIAKLHDDNRALDRLTKSKEAALLEAERTVQIALAKASMVDDLQNKNQELMKQIEICQEENKILDKMHRQKVAEVEKLSQTVRELEEAVLAGGAAANAVRDYQRKVQEMNDEMKTLDRELSRAKVSANRVAVVVANEWKDSNDKVMPVKQWLEERRFMQGEMQQLRDKLVIAERTARSEAQLKEKFQLRLKVLEDGSRMSASGTYRTTIEGKSVSNGPSRRQSLGGADNVPKSVNGFLSKRPSFQMRSSVSSSTVLKHAKGASKSFDGGTRSLDRSKVLLTGAGLSLNRSSDATGDGVTHESWKKIPDEKTNDFPNVDSDDCVSGLLYDMLQKEVITLRKACHEKDQSLKDKDDAIEMLAKKVDMLTKAMEVEAKKMRREVAAMEKEVAAMRVEKEQDNKSKRLGGSKGPANSSQLPPGRAVPRSGLMRNL; this is encoded by the exons ATGAAGCCCAACTTGGAGGCGGAGGAGTTTATAAATCTGCTCCACGGATCGGATCCGGTGAGGGTCGAGCTCTGCAGGCTCGAGAATGAAGTCAGAG ACAGAGATCGAGAATTGTCTGAGGCACAGGCAGAGATCAAGGCTCTGAGATTGTCAGAGCGTGCGAGAGAGAAGGCAGTCGAAGAG CTAACAGAAGAAGTGAATAAGATGGATGAGAAGCTGAAGCTCACTGAATCACTTCTAGAGAACAGG AATCTTGAAATCAAGAAGATAAATGATGAGAAGAAAGCAGCTTTGGCTGCCCAGTTTGCAGCAGAGGCAACACTTAGAAGAGTCCATGCAGCTCAAAAAGATGATGACATGCCCCCAATCGAAGCCATTCTTGCACCCCTTGAGGCAGAGTTGAAGCTAGCTCGGCAAGAG ATTGCAAAGCTGCACGATGACAACAGGGCATTAGATCGTCTTACCAAATCGAAGGAAGCTGCACTACTGGAAGCTGAACGGACTGTACAGATTGCTTTAGCAAAGGCTTCAATGGTGGATGATCTACAAAATAAGAACCAGGAGTTGATGAAACAGATTGAGATCTGTCAG GAGGAGAACAAGATCCTGGATAAAATGCATCGTCAAAAGGTTGCTGAGGTTGAAAAGCTTAGCCAGACTGTGCGAGAACTCGAAGAGGCTGTTCTTGCAGGTGGCGCAGCTGCAAATGCAGTTAGGGATTACCAGCGGAAAGTTCAGGAGATGAAT GacgagatgaaaacacttgatcgTGAACTATCTCGGGCAAAGGTTTCAGCTAATAGGGTTGCAGTGGTAGTTGCAAACGAATGGAAAGATTCTAATGACAAAGTTATGCCTGTTAAACAGTGGCTGGAGGAACGGAGATTCATGCAG GGTGAAATGCAGCAACTTCGAGATAAGCTTGTTATAGCAGAACGTACTGCAAGATCCGAAGCTCAGTTAAAA GAGAAGTTTCAGTTACGGCTCAAGGTTTTAGAAGATGGATCGAGAATGTCGGCTAGTGGTACTTACCGCACGACCATAGAGGGGAAGAGTGTAAGCAATGGTCCTTCACGTCGTCAGTCCCTTGGTGGAGCTGATAATGTTCCTAAGAGTGTAAATGGCTTCCTTTCAAAGAGACCATCTTTTCAGATGAGATCTTCTGTTTCTAGTAGCACAGTTCTCAAACATGCCAAAGGAGCATCCAAGTCATTTGATGGTGGCACTAGATCATTGGACCGTAGCAAAGTCCTTTTGACTGGTGCAGGCTTGTCACTGAACAGATCTTCTGATGCAACTGGAGATGGTGTGACACATGAAAGTTGGAAGAAAATTCCAGATGAGAAGACCAATGATTTCCCTAATGTTGACTCAGATGATTGTGTCTCTGGACTATTGTATGACATGTTGCAGAAGGAGGTAATTACATTGAGGAAAGCATGCCATGAGAAGGACCAAAGCTTAAAAGACAAGGATGATGCGATTGAG ATGCTGGCCAAGAAAGTTGATATGTTGACTAAAGCAATGGAAGTGGAGGCAAAAAAGATGAGAAGAGAAGTGGCTGCAATGGAGAAAGAAGTGGCTGCTATGCGAGTGGAGAAAGAACAAGATAACAAGTCTAAGCGACTTGGTGGTTCCAAGGGTCCGGCCAATAGTTCTCAGCTGCCACCAGGAAG GGCTGTCCCTCGAAGTGGGTTGATGCGCAACCTATGA
- the LOC103987536 gene encoding uncharacterized protein LOC103987536 isoform X1, giving the protein MAFPTNSPVFPSRPSLPPNPLKWRYYMETSLAALKRKMWAGPATSSGPSTALGRRDRDRDRERGDRERMLRVSEEEGNRKRESYVESYRQLGRSLLDLQRAADRVFDTISRRAGEERDKLTEISRRIQLAKAQIDVLSRSEQALTIKSPSRYPSSSIQEEDFRPLFPYHGGDADEGSSVANLLVNGGLNREFGADGTLELFQFFSEQNIGYPLKETKAKGYPRQDMFLEKILEAPKDSDDSFLAFDIFTPFSKLDTKKDDLPPVPPSLLKNFTFPSDSAGVTLGSIDHPAKNI; this is encoded by the exons ATGGCATTTCCTACTAATAGCCCAGTGTTCCCTTCTCGGCCAAGCCTCCCCCCCAATCCATTAAA GTGGAGATACTACATGGAGACTTCACTTGCGGCGCTTAAGCGAAAGATGTGGGCTGGCCCGGCCACATCGTCCGGCCCATCCACGGCTCTTggccgacgagatcgcgatcgggatcgagagaGAGGCGATAGAGAGAGAATGCTGCGGGTGTCGGAGGAAGAGGGGAACCGGAAGCGGGAGAGCTACGTGGAGAGCTACAGGCAGCTCGGCCGATCCCTCCTCGATCTCCAACGCGCCGCCGACCGCGTCTTCGACACCATCTCGCGAAGG GCAGGAGAGGAACGAGATAAGCTGACGGAGATATCTCGGAGGATCCAGTTAGCCAAA GCTCAAATAGATGTGCTGTCTCGTTCTGAGCAAGCATTGACGATCAAGTCACCATCCCGATATCCATCCAGCTCTATTCAAGAAGAGGACTTCCGACCCTTATTTCCATATCATGGTGGAGATGCCGACGAAGGGTCTTCGGTTGCAAATTTGTTAGTGAATGGAGGATTGAATAGG GAATTTGGTGCAGATGGAACACTTGAACTCTTTCAGTTTTTTTCTGAACAAAATATTGGATACCCTTTAAAGGAGACTAAGGCAAAG GGTTATCCAAGGCAAGACATGTTCTTGGAGAAGATTCTAGAAGCACCAAAAGATTCTGATGACAG CTTTCTAGCATTTGATATCTTTACCCCTTTCTCCAAGCTGGATACCAAAAAGGATGACCTGCCACCCGTGCCACCAAGTCTGCTGAAAAATTTTACG TTCCCTTCCGACTCGGCCGGTGTCACACTTGGATCTATTGATCATCCAGCAAAGAATATCTAG
- the LOC135614685 gene encoding microtubule-associated protein 70-1-like isoform X1, which produces MSDLCDFSAEGFVGEAAVGNATPQKASAVLTTSSSFKIEGRAASALRRRASMKPNLEAEEFINLLHGSDPVRVELCRLENEVRDRDRELSEAQAEIKALRLSERAREKAVEELTEEVNKMDEKLKLTESLLENRNLEIKKINDEKKAALAAQFAAEATLRRVHAAQKDDDMPPIEAILAPLEAELKLARQEIAKLHDDNRALDRLTKSKEAALLEAERTVQIALAKASMVDDLQNKNQELMKQIEICQEENKILDKMHRQKVAEVEKLSQTVRELEEAVLAGGAAANAVRDYQRKVQEMNDEMKTLDRELSRAKVSANRVAVVVANEWKDSNDKVMPVKQWLEERRFMQGEMQQLRDKLVIAERTARSEAQLKEKFQLRLKVLEDGSRMSASGTYRTTIEGKSVSNGPSRRQSLGGADNVPKSVNGFLSKRPSFQMRSSVSSSTVLKHAKGASKSFDGGTRSLDRSKVLLTGAGLSLNRSSDATGDGVTHESWKKIPDEKTNDFPNVDSDDCVSGLLYDMLQKEVITLRKACHEKDQSLKDKDDAIEMLAKKVDMLTKAMEVEAKKMRREVAAMEKEVAAMRVEKEQDNKSKRLGGSKGPANSSQLPPGRAVPRSGLMRNL; this is translated from the exons ATGTCAGATCTGTGCGATTTCAGCGCGGAGGGGTTCGTAGGCGAGGCCGCCGTGGGAAATGCAACGCCGCAGAAGGCATCGGCCGTTCTGACGACGTCTTCGTCGTTCAAGATCGAAGGGAGGGCGGCGTCGGCCCTGAGGCGGAGGGCCTCGATGAAGCCCAACTTGGAGGCGGAGGAGTTTATAAATCTGCTCCACGGATCGGATCCGGTGAGGGTCGAGCTCTGCAGGCTCGAGAATGAAGTCAGAG ACAGAGATCGAGAATTGTCTGAGGCACAGGCAGAGATCAAGGCTCTGAGATTGTCAGAGCGTGCGAGAGAGAAGGCAGTCGAAGAG CTAACAGAAGAAGTGAATAAGATGGATGAGAAGCTGAAGCTCACTGAATCACTTCTAGAGAACAGG AATCTTGAAATCAAGAAGATAAATGATGAGAAGAAAGCAGCTTTGGCTGCCCAGTTTGCAGCAGAGGCAACACTTAGAAGAGTCCATGCAGCTCAAAAAGATGATGACATGCCCCCAATCGAAGCCATTCTTGCACCCCTTGAGGCAGAGTTGAAGCTAGCTCGGCAAGAG ATTGCAAAGCTGCACGATGACAACAGGGCATTAGATCGTCTTACCAAATCGAAGGAAGCTGCACTACTGGAAGCTGAACGGACTGTACAGATTGCTTTAGCAAAGGCTTCAATGGTGGATGATCTACAAAATAAGAACCAGGAGTTGATGAAACAGATTGAGATCTGTCAG GAGGAGAACAAGATCCTGGATAAAATGCATCGTCAAAAGGTTGCTGAGGTTGAAAAGCTTAGCCAGACTGTGCGAGAACTCGAAGAGGCTGTTCTTGCAGGTGGCGCAGCTGCAAATGCAGTTAGGGATTACCAGCGGAAAGTTCAGGAGATGAAT GacgagatgaaaacacttgatcgTGAACTATCTCGGGCAAAGGTTTCAGCTAATAGGGTTGCAGTGGTAGTTGCAAACGAATGGAAAGATTCTAATGACAAAGTTATGCCTGTTAAACAGTGGCTGGAGGAACGGAGATTCATGCAG GGTGAAATGCAGCAACTTCGAGATAAGCTTGTTATAGCAGAACGTACTGCAAGATCCGAAGCTCAGTTAAAA GAGAAGTTTCAGTTACGGCTCAAGGTTTTAGAAGATGGATCGAGAATGTCGGCTAGTGGTACTTACCGCACGACCATAGAGGGGAAGAGTGTAAGCAATGGTCCTTCACGTCGTCAGTCCCTTGGTGGAGCTGATAATGTTCCTAAGAGTGTAAATGGCTTCCTTTCAAAGAGACCATCTTTTCAGATGAGATCTTCTGTTTCTAGTAGCACAGTTCTCAAACATGCCAAAGGAGCATCCAAGTCATTTGATGGTGGCACTAGATCATTGGACCGTAGCAAAGTCCTTTTGACTGGTGCAGGCTTGTCACTGAACAGATCTTCTGATGCAACTGGAGATGGTGTGACACATGAAAGTTGGAAGAAAATTCCAGATGAGAAGACCAATGATTTCCCTAATGTTGACTCAGATGATTGTGTCTCTGGACTATTGTATGACATGTTGCAGAAGGAGGTAATTACATTGAGGAAAGCATGCCATGAGAAGGACCAAAGCTTAAAAGACAAGGATGATGCGATTGAG ATGCTGGCCAAGAAAGTTGATATGTTGACTAAAGCAATGGAAGTGGAGGCAAAAAAGATGAGAAGAGAAGTGGCTGCAATGGAGAAAGAAGTGGCTGCTATGCGAGTGGAGAAAGAACAAGATAACAAGTCTAAGCGACTTGGTGGTTCCAAGGGTCCGGCCAATAGTTCTCAGCTGCCACCAGGAAG GGCTGTCCCTCGAAGTGGGTTGATGCGCAACCTATGA
- the LOC103987536 gene encoding uncharacterized protein LOC103987536 isoform X2 produces the protein MPWIICLEFGKRSLYFRKKRRWRYYMETSLAALKRKMWAGPATSSGPSTALGRRDRDRDRERGDRERMLRVSEEEGNRKRESYVESYRQLGRSLLDLQRAADRVFDTISRRAGEERDKLTEISRRIQLAKAQIDVLSRSEQALTIKSPSRYPSSSIQEEDFRPLFPYHGGDADEGSSVANLLVNGGLNREFGADGTLELFQFFSEQNIGYPLKETKAKGYPRQDMFLEKILEAPKDSDDSFLAFDIFTPFSKLDTKKDDLPPVPPSLLKNFTFPSDSAGVTLGSIDHPAKNI, from the exons ATGCCATGGATCATTTGCTTGGAGTTTGGAAAACGATCACTGTATTTTCGGAAAAAAAGAAG GTGGAGATACTACATGGAGACTTCACTTGCGGCGCTTAAGCGAAAGATGTGGGCTGGCCCGGCCACATCGTCCGGCCCATCCACGGCTCTTggccgacgagatcgcgatcgggatcgagagaGAGGCGATAGAGAGAGAATGCTGCGGGTGTCGGAGGAAGAGGGGAACCGGAAGCGGGAGAGCTACGTGGAGAGCTACAGGCAGCTCGGCCGATCCCTCCTCGATCTCCAACGCGCCGCCGACCGCGTCTTCGACACCATCTCGCGAAGG GCAGGAGAGGAACGAGATAAGCTGACGGAGATATCTCGGAGGATCCAGTTAGCCAAA GCTCAAATAGATGTGCTGTCTCGTTCTGAGCAAGCATTGACGATCAAGTCACCATCCCGATATCCATCCAGCTCTATTCAAGAAGAGGACTTCCGACCCTTATTTCCATATCATGGTGGAGATGCCGACGAAGGGTCTTCGGTTGCAAATTTGTTAGTGAATGGAGGATTGAATAGG GAATTTGGTGCAGATGGAACACTTGAACTCTTTCAGTTTTTTTCTGAACAAAATATTGGATACCCTTTAAAGGAGACTAAGGCAAAG GGTTATCCAAGGCAAGACATGTTCTTGGAGAAGATTCTAGAAGCACCAAAAGATTCTGATGACAG CTTTCTAGCATTTGATATCTTTACCCCTTTCTCCAAGCTGGATACCAAAAAGGATGACCTGCCACCCGTGCCACCAAGTCTGCTGAAAAATTTTACG TTCCCTTCCGACTCGGCCGGTGTCACACTTGGATCTATTGATCATCCAGCAAAGAATATCTAG